The Dasypus novemcinctus isolate mDasNov1 chromosome 2, mDasNov1.1.hap2, whole genome shotgun sequence genome contains the following window.
ACACAAAACTCTTTCTAAAGCCTTAGGTAATTAAGGTTCCTTGGGACTTCCCTTAGAATCTTCGGGAATGAGGGGTAGACAGCAagagccctgcccccaccccaagctGGCCTCGCTCTTTTGTCTCCGTGGCTGCTGCCACACCTCCGCCCCCGTCACACATAGGGGATATACTTCTCACCTTCGGGTGGCACCGGGAACAAGGGACCATGAAGTGTTATGATGCCCATACTGTCTAGCACTGGGTAAAATGAAATAAACCGGGTGAGCCAAGGTGAGGCACCTCCCTGCCAGTACTCACTCACGTGCCCGTGGAAGGCGGGCCTTGTCGAGCGGCGCCTTTTATTGCTGAACCCGAGACAGGCTCAGAACCTTCCTCATACCTGCAGCTGCTCCCCTCCACTGAGGGGCCCTGGCCGTGGAACCACCTCTCTGCTTGGAGCGCAGAAGGTTCTGATCTCACATCTGGACGATGCAGCGAAGGATCACCCTCTAGCCAAACCCTCTGTGCGTCTCTGCACCAAGCACAGAATTGAGCTGAGCCTCTCGCTGGGGATGAGATGGGAGATTTTCCACTCACTGCCCtttcgtttgtctttttatggtaCCTGGCACTGACTAGACTTGTAGCAGTTATAGTCAGTAGTCTCTGtgcttgttcattcattcttttattccatAAATAATTGCCGAGCACCCATTAGGTGGCAGCCACTAGACTACACAAGGAGGCTAGGGCAGCGAGAACAAAGACTCTGCCCTCAAACAGCCGATCTTTCTCTAGAGGGCAAGACATTCTCTAGCATGTCTTTGGGCTCAGTGGTATCCAGTAGGTGCTTCCCTACTATTTTTATATGACTGACACCGTCTTTCTTTCAGGTTTCAGCTAAATGTCACCTGTCGAGCTAGGTCTTTCCTGGCCACTCTGTGAACTAGATCCCGCCCTTCTCACCTACCCATCAAGTGCAAACACTGTGCAAACACTAGAGCAAGTTCTGTGGTTCTATGAGGTTTTATTTCATGATGCTTGTTCAAGGAATAAATGGTAAAGGAAATGTTAAGAAGCAAAATCTCTACctgccaattaaaaaataggtgtCCAGTTATAATATTGAGCCTTTTTTTCAAATGCTAGAGGAAGACTGACTGGGAATAGTCACAATTGGTAGGGAAGCTCTGGTTCTGAATCTGAATCTTATGCATGGGGGGCTCTCGGGTTCATCATGGAAGTGCGGCGAAAAGACTGCCCTTTCTACTGGGTCAGACTGGGGTCAGGATTACTGGCTGTGAAACTTGATGCAAAACGCTTAATCTTTCTGAGACTTGATACCCTCCCCTTAAAACGCAGATCACGGTCTCTAtgtcataatttttcttttcagcatGAAAGAGCGAATGTATGGGGCACTGGGGACCTGTGACCGATGGCATCTCtccttattaaatatatataatcatcCCAAACTCACTGATGTCCCTGATGAAGAAGCTTTTGGTGTAGTTCTCATACTTGAGCTTGTGAACAGCATCCACCACAACCTCAATCGGCAGGCTTTCCTCGGCGGCTGGGCAGGCACTCTCCTCCTGGCACTCCACCGTGTACTTCTTATGCTCGCTGCTGTCCACTCGGACCTTCTCTTCAGAGAGTGTCGCTGCTCCACACGTCACCCGTTGGGAGTGAGAAGAGCTGAAGTCAAAGACAGAAGTATCCTGTATTACACGTGGGGGCGAGATCCTAGTGACTGCAGCCTGTAAGGAGGATATCTCAGGACACAATTAATCCAGTGGGGTGGGCTtctcccgggggggggggggggggtcataAACTGCCCTTGTCATGAGAATAAGGTTCACTTCAGGGGATGGTACAAATGTTTACTTAAATGTATACATCTCTGGCCTAAATGAGTCTGGAAATTTCTAGATGATTAAATTCCTTTAGTAAAGTTTtacattcatttttcttattttaattacaaAATCAATAGATGCTAATCCTAGAACATTAAAGCGATAAAGATGCATATAGAGGAAAATGTATATGTGCCTCCTTCATCCCCCTCTTTAATCCCTAATCTCATTCCCCAGATATAAACACACAGCTTGTCGTATCCTTTCAGAACTTTCTTCAATGAATATTCAAGATAATCATATATCctcatgtatatatacacacatgcatacccACATATACATTTTacctatatatatacacatagattTCTCTAGTGAAATAGCatcaaatatatgtatgtatatattcttGTAATCATTTTTTTCCCAGCTGAACATATTATGGGACACTCTCCATGTCAGAACATACAGATTTGGCTATTCACTTTAATGACAGCACATTAAGCCAATGTTATGGGTTGAATCATGTCTGCCACAAAGATAAAGTCTGACACCCCAGTTCTGAGGAAGTGACCCCGTCTGTAATAGGTTCTTTGAAggtgtatgttttttaaaaaatttatttctttctctccccttcccccctgccccagttgtctgttctctgtgtctatttgctgcagtgttctttgtccgcttctgttgttgtcagcggcaccggaatctgtgtttctttttgttgcgtcatcttgttgtgtcagctctccgtgtgtgtggcgccactcctgggcaggttgcactttctttcacgctgggcggctctccttatgggtgcactccttgcgcgtggggctcttctatgcgggggacacccctgcgaggcagggcactccttgcgcacatcagcactgcacatgggccagctccacacgggtcaaggaggcccggggtttgaaccgcagacctccccatgtggtaggcagatgccctaaccactgggctaagtccacttccctgaaggtgttattagttaaggtgaggccaaatcgaatcagggtgggccttaatccactatgactggagtccttacaagcagAGGAAATGTGGACACAGGAGGAGGAGACAGATGTGGAAAGAGACGGCTAgcgacagaggcagagatggactTGGATTTGGAACCTTGATATTGTCCCAAatggtgagacaataaattcctgttgtttaggcCAGCCAGTCAGCGGTATTTGTTACAGCacccctggcaaactaagacagctggACTATAATGTACCACCCTCTATTTAACGACTCCCCTGCTGATAATCAAAAATGCCACGATGGACACTTGCCCCTATGTCTTTGTGCGCTTGTTTAAGCATTTATTTAGTAAGCGCTATCACTTTAAAGATGGCAAACAGAGACCTCAAAGATTAATCTACCCAGCTCAGTAGTGGTAGAGCCAGGATGACTGCCTAGGGTTTGTTCCATTATTCTACATTACTGCAGGAACTTAGACAACCATCAAAAGCCTTAGATGGGCTAAAACACAGGTTCTGGATCCATACAAATTGGTTTCTGAGGGCAAGTCCAAGTGTGTTGGGTAAACGGTAAACTCCTCTGCTCTTTTAGCTGCAGGTTAGCAGCGTTAGCAGAAGAACAAGGAGTTGGGATGAGCCTGGCAACATTTCTGGTGGGTTCACAGAGTTTTGGAGTCTGTTTCAGGGCTTCCAAGATCCCTGCCCTAGAACTTTCACTTGCATTTTTGACTCAAGGTGCAATTCTGGCAAGTCATCGGTaacttctatttctcctttttatcCTACCCATGGTGCTATCGGCTTTAATGAAGCATTTCCAGGCAATTTAGATAAGGGTGGGTTCCAACACAGCAGGGGCTATTCTCGGGCCATGATAATACCCCGTTCTTGCACATACATCTATTTAGAAGGTTGACTTAAAATCTCTAGGTTCTTTCTCCAACTTAGGGGTGAGAGACAGGGGTTAGAATATTATGGGTTCTAGtttgtttttccccctttctttaaCCAATAGGCCATTGATAGGTCACCCTTATTTTCCTAATGAACTGGTTCCAGCAAGATGCTGAGAAAACAGAGTGGGTTCACTTACCCTCTGCTGCTTTTGACACTGAATTTCAGATCAGTACTGATTGCTGTCAGCCACCAGCAGGTGAAATGCCCAGAGTAATTCTTTGCCACACATTTTAGAAAGGTATTATTTTTGGGGTctgaatttgaaaaagaacaaaaattcaTTAGCGGAGGGTTTTCTTTCAGAAAGATTTTGATGATGATTAACCACAGGCCACCAAACAGTACAGGTGTGAAGTTCTTCCATTTATGTCCTTGGAAAATGATCCTGCTCCCTACCAGGTAGTTGAGCTGGAATTGGGCGTGCCCCTAGAGGATACTGATTCTGCAGGGTATATGACATACCCGCATATCTGAGGAAGGGATTCTTAGTTTTTTTCCAAGATTATTGCCCCAGTGAATGAACTATGAACAATATTTATGAACTATAAACATTGATTAACGTCCATTAGCCATTCAATCATATTATCCTTAtttaaacttcattcttttttacggttgactaatattccactgtgtgtgtgtgtgtgtgtgtgtgtgtgtgtatatatacacacataccacATGGAGAAACCTTAGGCATCATGTTGATGCctaagacatcatgttgagtgaaataaaccatacacaaatggacaaatattgtatgacatcactgatatgaaataatcagaataagcaaagtcatatagagtcagaatctaatcTAGAAAATTAGTTACCAGGGAGGCTGGGTAGGGATAAAGAAtaaggagttaaggcttaaattgtAGAGTTTCTATGTCCATATCATAAAGATTTAATAAtcaatggtggtaatggtagcagaacactgtgaacataattaacagcacggAATTACACATatgagtgtggttaaaaggggaaattttaggttgtatatatgagaaaaaaaatttaaaaagttcataggactgtacaacacaaacagtgatcCCTATGGTAAACAAAGGACTACAGTTAAATGTACAACATTAATGcgaggtgttaataatagtgggcatacggaaactctgtattttatgtgtgatttttctgtagaaaagaagaaaaaaaaagagactctcAGGGCAAGCATTGAGACCAAACGTGAATCTCTCCCAATGCAAGATTTTGAAGGATGACAACTCAAAGCTGTCCTGGAAAGTGAAGGAAATGTCCGTTTTAGGTGAGTTCAGTAAGGGGCTTACTGGTAATTTCTTCACTACCCTAATCATGGCttgcctttaaaaatttttatttttgtattgctTGTAGAGTGAAAGAGAACATTGGAAATCTCCAAGGAAATGGAATTACCTTTCTGGTCCTTTAAAATATCTGTGGACGAAGCCCCACCTTCCTTTTTGTGAAGCAGCAAGAGCAAATGGCTCAACGGCTCTCCATCTTTCTGACAGGTGTATCGGCCAGCATCTCCAAACTCTTTGACTTGGATGGTCAGGGTTTTGCCAGAGCCCAAGACCTCACCACTCTGTTCTGAGGTCCAGGTGATGCCGTCTTCTTCAGTGGTGTTGCAGGTCAAGACCACAGTTTCTCCAGCGGTGTCAGGTTGCCAGTTCAGCTCCACAACATAAACTAGGAGCACAGGGAGCAGAGAACCCCGCTGTCAACTCCATGAACTAACTGTTTTATTAACCATCCTGGCATCCCCACTGCCTAAGCACAGCTTTGCTCGTAACAAGTGTTGGGCATCAAATGCTTGCAAGATGATCTCAGGGCATTGGGCCTCTATTGGGCTCAAGGTTGtggaaaatagaaacaaagagTTTTATAGCTCTTTGTTTAACTGGCAGGTAGCCTTTATTAATTAACCTTTGATTAGCTGACAGATGAGGAAGGCCTTGTTAAATCACACAGGACTCTTTGACAGAGGTCTGGTGGAGATAAGAACCTTGCACACAATTTCAGTTTCACTAGGAATAAGCCAGGGCACAGTTAAGCAAGGTCTTATCAAGTTAGAAGCAAAACAAGAGCTATGCTTTGGACAACGGTATTCTGATATCTAAGCTGGCACTTGAGGGCTGGCTTAATAGAGTATTTCAAAGAGTTTTCAAGAAaactccattcattcattcattcatgcatgcatGCATCAATTATCAATTGAGTAGAAGAACTTAGTGCGATCATCAGACTGCCATCATCAGCATTACCTGGAAAACTGTTAGATATGCAATTCTTGGGCCCCAGCCCAGATTTgctgaaacagaaactctgggATGGGCCCTGTGATCTGTGCTTTAACCAGCTCACCATATAATTCTAAGGTACACAAGTTTGAGAGCCACAGTGGTTAAGAACCAACTTTGCAGTCAGATAGGTCTGGGTTTAGATTCAGCTCCTTAGTCCTCACATTAGCCTGGTAGCCATGGGCAAGACAGTCAACCACTCTTAGCTTTGATGGCCATCATCTTTGAAACTGGAACACTAGGAAAACTTGCTTTTGAAGGTCAAGATGAGGATAGATAAGCTAATTCATTTAAGAGCCTAACCCAGTAGCCTTAAAAGCTCTATAAACCTTGGTGGCTCCTGTTAGCATCCATGTGAAAAGCACTGTGGAATGTAAAGTTCTCACCCTCATCAGACACAATTTATAACTACTGAAACAGGTAACAAAGGTAAGAGGTAAAAAGCATTAGGGATCCAGCTCTTTGGAAATGATTCACTGTGCTAACAGAAAACCACA
Protein-coding sequences here:
- the IL12B gene encoding interleukin-12 subunit beta, which codes for MCHQQLVISWFSMLLLASPLVAIWELEKDVYVVELNWQPDTAGETVVLTCNTTEEDGITWTSEQSGEVLGSGKTLTIQVKEFGDAGRYTCQKDGEPLSHLLLLLHKKEGGASSTDILKDQKDPKNNTFLKCVAKNYSGHFTCWWLTAISTDLKFSVKSSRGSSHSQRVTCGAATLSEEKVRVDSSEHKKYTVECQEESACPAAEESLPIEVVVDAVHKLKYENYTKSFFIRDIIKPDEPKNLRLRPLKNSNVEVSWEYPDTWSTPHSYFSLTFHIQVEGKKEKKKELYVDATSAKVPCHKNAVIHVQARDRYYSSSWSTWASVSCSQVPISG